The genomic stretch ATAACATTATTTTTATCTGCCTTTATCATAAGGAGGCATATTTCCTCTATTTTATCCAATTCATTTCTTTCTTTATAGATATTTCCAAGGTTTGTATATATCTCCATAATCCTTGGATAATCGGGAGAAAATTTTGCAATATTGGTAAGAACCCTTTTCGCATCATCTATCTTTTTGTAAAAGATATAGGCATCGGCAATTTTATGAAGATTCTCTAACGAGACTCCATTTCCTGGCTCAATCCTTAGTCCTTCTGTAAAATATTTCTCAGCCTCTCCATAATTTGCATTCCTTCCGTAGATTACACCAATATTGTTATATGCACCAACATAGAATGGGTTCCAAAAGATTGCATTTTTATAACAGGAGATAACCTCTTTGTCATTCTTATTTCTCGTAAGCTCTCCTTTAAAATCATAAGCCAAGCCCAATGTATTGTGATTATTTGCATCCTGAGGAAAAAGGTTTATTACCTTTTTTATCCTTAAGATAACCTCTTCAAGGTATTTGGGATCCCTTTTCCCCTTTGCCCTCTCAAGCAAAAGCCTTATAACCTCTCCTTGATACCAATCAATGGTTGGGTTTAGCCTTACCGCTTCCTCATATTCCTTTAATCCCTCATCTCCTCTCTTTTTTGTTCCAGCCTTATAATGAACATCAGCAAAATATATGTTTGTAGCCAAAAGGAAAAGGATGAAGATAATAAAAATATATCCTCCAAAAAGAGCCGCCCTTGTGTTTGAGATATAGGGTTTTATATTTTTATTCATTGCAATCCATCCGCAAGGAAGCATTCCCAATAGGACAATAAGGATAGAATAAACAAAGAAAACCCCAGAGAAAACAGAAGCAAAGCCAAAGATTCCTATAATAATTGAAATAATGGGAAAGATAAAGGAATATGAAAAAGCTTGCTTTTTCTCCTTTTTAGAAAAAACACAAGCCACACCCATTACGATCCATAGGGTTGAAAATACAGGCGTAACACCAAATGAAAATAGGGTTTGGATAAAATAAGATAAGCAGCCACAAGCTATTCCAAAGATTATAAGACCTTCTTCTTTTGGGATTTTAAACCCTTTCTTTATGCAGAAAAAGATAAAAGAGCCGATAAGCCAAAGATAGATAATAAGGCCTGAAATTCCTCTTGTTACAGCTATATCCAAAAATTCATTGTGTGCAGAATCTGCCTTTGCATCTCCTTCTAGCCTAAATACACCCATTGACCTATACTTAAGATAAACATTGCCAAGCCCGTCAAGACCGATGCCAAAAATGGGATATTTCTTGATAATATTTAGGG from bacterium encodes the following:
- a CDS encoding O-antigen ligase family protein is translated as MKHLILFSDILIKCGVFASIFFIPVYFDTRLYNVFDLSKLAAMYILCLIILLGWVIKLVFSKEKINFGPLKWQVLIFFIISLLSVLFSINKIVSIFGYYRHYEGLLSLICYLILFLSIVSFFERKSVPLLVDTLLITGAICSLYGIVQHYRFDPFSWSGAAGNPNSVSSFFGNPAFFGGYITILLPIAFGSLLSCSGKIKFIFYGIIFFLICEGFFLSNRRACYFGLFFGSLLFLFLIMKYKMTKKALLISLIFFIPGIYYNIKPETSTMRRFLTTFTGKESAQRPSEIAYKATSHGFESSAGVRIHIWKDTLNIIKKYPIFGIGLDGLGNVYLKYRSMGVFRLEGDAKADSAHNEFLDIAVTRGISGLIIYLWLIGSFIFFCIKKGFKIPKEEGLIIFGIACGCLSYFIQTLFSFGVTPVFSTLWIVMGVACVFSKKEKKQAFSYSFIFPIISIIIGIFGFASVFSGVFFVYSILIVLLGMLPCGWIAMNKNIKPYISNTRAALFGGYIFIIFILFLLATNIYFADVHYKAGTKKRGDEGLKEYEEAVRLNPTIDWYQGEVIRLLLERAKGKRDPKYLEEVILRIKKVINLFPQDANNHNTLGLAYDFKGELTRNKNDKEVISCYKNAIFWNPFYVGAYNNIGVIYGRNANYGEAEKYFTEGLRIEPGNGVSLENLHKIADAYIFYKKIDDAKRVLTNIAKFSPDYPRIMEIYTNLGNIYKERNELDKIEEICLLMIKADKNNVIAHRNLGSIYFSQKKYKKAKEEFKYVLKIEPEDEYSKNFLRLCKEK